One Gadus morhua chromosome 1, gadMor3.0, whole genome shotgun sequence DNA segment encodes these proteins:
- the tmed4 gene encoding transmembrane emp24 domain-containing protein 4, with protein MLMRQGGSMMLSAAGFVLAFSWFLPGYALYFHIGETEKKCFIEEIPDETMVIGKYRTQLWDKQANSFLPATPGLGMHVEIKDPDTKIILSRQYGSEGRFTFTSHTPGEHQICLHSNSTKMALFAGGKLRVHLDIQVGEHTNNYPEIAAKDKLTELQLRVRQLLDQVEQIQKEQNYQRYREERFRMTSESTNQRVLWWSIAQTLILIVTGIWQMKHLKSFFEAKKLV; from the exons ATGCTGATGAGACAAGGAGGCTCCATGATGCTCTCCGCCGCCGGGTTCGTCCTCGCCTTCTCCTGGTTTCTCCCTGGATATGCTCTCTATTTCCACATAGGAGAAACAGAGAAGAAATGCTTCATCGAAGAGATCCCCGACGAGACTATGGTCATTG GGAAGTACAGAACCCAGCTGTGGGACAAGCAAGCCAACTCCTTCCTACCAGCCACCCCGGGACTAGGAATGCATGTGGAGATTAAGGATCCAGATACCAAG ATTATTCTTTCCCGTCAGTATGGGTCTGAGGGAAGGTTTACCTTCACATCCCACACTCCTGGAGAGCACCAAATCTGTCTGCACTCTAACTCAACCAAAATGGCCCTGTTTGCAGGTGGAAAACTG AGAGTGCATTTGGACATTCAGGTGGGAGAACATACAAACAATTACCCCGAGATTGCAGCTAAAGACAAACTCACTGAATTACAACTGAGAGTTCGACAACTTCTAGATCAAGTTGAACAAATTCAGAAGGAGCAAAACTATCAGAGG TATCGAGAGGAGCGCTTCCGCATGACCAGCGAGAGCACCAACCAGCGAGTCCTCTGGTGGTCTATCGCCCAGAcgctcatcctcatcgtcaccGGCATCTGGCAGATGAAGCACCTGAAGAGCTTCTTCGAGGCCAAGAAGCTAGTCTGA